In one Capricornis sumatraensis isolate serow.1 chromosome 1, serow.2, whole genome shotgun sequence genomic region, the following are encoded:
- the SLC5A3 gene encoding sodium/myo-inositol cotransporter → MRAVLETADIAIVALYFILVMCIGFFAMWKSNRSTVSGYFLAGRSMTWVAIGASLFVSNIGSEHFIGLAGSGAASGFAVGAWEFNALLLLQLLGWVFIPIYIRSGVYTMPEYLSKRFGGHRIQVYFAALSLILYIFTKLSVDLYSGALFIQESLGWNLYVSVILLIGMTALLTVTGGLVAVIYTDTLQALLMIVGALTLMVISMMEIGGFEEVKRRYMLASPNVTSILLTYNLSNTNSCNVHPKKDALKMLRNPTDEDVPWPGFILGQTPASVWYWCADQVIVQRVLAAKNIAHAKGSTLMAGFLKLLPMFIIVVPGMISRILFADDIACINPEHCMQVCGSRAGCSNIAYPRLVMKLVPVGLRGLMMAVMIAALMSDLDSIFNSASTIFTLDVYKLIRKSASSRELMIVGRIFVAFMVVISIAWVPIIVEMQGGQMYLYIQEVADYLTPPVAALFLLAIFWKRCNEQGAFYGGMAGFILGAVRLTLAFAYRAPECDQPDNRPVFIKDIHYMYVATALFWITGLITVIVSLLTPPPTKEQIRTTTFWSKKSLVVKESCSPKDEPYKMQEKSILRCSENSEAINHAIPNGKSEDSIKGLQPEDVNLLVTCREEGNPVASLGHSEAETPVDAYSNGQAALMGEKERKKEAENGSRYWKFIDWFCGFKSKSLSKRSLRDLMEEEAVCLQMLEEPPQVKVILNIGLFAVCSLGIFMFVYFSL, encoded by the coding sequence ATGAGGGCTGTCCTGGAGACAGCAGACATTGCCATAGTGGCCCTGTATTTTATCCTGGTCATGTGCATTGGGTTTTTTGCCATGTGGAAATCTAATAGAAGCACCGTGAGTGGATACTTCTTGGCGGGGCGCTCTATGACCTGGGTAGCAATTGGTGCCTCTCTGTTTGTGAGCAATATTGGGAGTGAGCACTTCATTGGGCTGGCAGGATCTGGAGCGGCAAGTGGATTTGCAGTGGGCGCATGGGAGTTCAATGCCTTGCTGCTTTTGCAACTTCTGGGATGGGTTTTCATCCCGATTTACATCCGGTCGGGGGTATACACCATGCCTGAATACTTGTCCAAGCGATTTGGTGGCCATAGGATTCAGGTCTATTTCGCAGCATTGTCTCTGATTCTCTATATCTTCACCAAGCTCTCAGTGGATCTGTATTCGGGTGCCCTCTTTATCCAGGAGTCTTTGGGTTGGAACCTCTATGTGTCTGTCATCCTGCTCATTGGCATGACCGCTTTGCTGACCGTCACCGGAGGCCTTGTCGCAGTAATCTACACAGACACCTTGCAGGCTCTGCTCATGATCGTTGGGGCACTCACACTTATGGTGATTAGCATGATGGAGATTGGCGGGTTTGAGGAAGTTAAGAGAAGGTACATGTTGGCCTCACCCAATGTCACTTCCATCCTGCTGACGTACAACCTTTCGAACACAAATTCTTGTAATGTCCACCCCAAGAAAGACGCACTGAAAATGTTGCGGAACCCAACAGATGAAGACGTTCCTTGGCCTGGATTCATCCTCGggcagacccctgcttcagtctgGTACTGGTGTGCCGACCAGGTCATCGTGCAGAGGGTCCTAGCAGCCAAAAACATTGCTCACGCCAAAGGCTCTACCCTGATGGCCGGCTTCCTGAAGCTTCTGCCAATGTTTATCATAGTGGTCCCCGGAATGATTTCCCGGATACTGTTTGCCGATGACATAGCTTGCATCAACCCTGAGCACTGCATGCAGGTGTGTGGGAGCAGAGCCGGGTGCTCTAACATTGCCTACCCGCGCTTGGTGATGAAGCTGGTTCCCGTGGGCCTCCGGGGCCTGATGATGGCCGTGATGATCGCCGCTCTGATGAGTGACTTGGACTCCATCTTCAACAGCGCCAGCACCATATTCACCCTCGACGTGTACAAACTCATCCGCAAGAGCGCCAGCTCCCGGGAACTAATGATCGTGGGCAGGATATTTGTGGCCTTCATGGTGGTGATCAGCATCGCTTGGGTGCCCATCATCGTGGAGATGCAAGGAGGCCAGATGTACCTTTACATCCAGGAGGTAGCTGACTACCTGACGCCCCCAGTTGCAGCCCTGTTCCTTCTGGCGATTTTCTGGAAGCGCTGCAATGAACAAGGGGCTTTCTATGGTGGAATGGCGGGCTTTATCCTTGGAGCAGTCCGCTTGACACTGGCCTTTGCCTACCGTGCCCCGGAATGTGACCAACCTGATAACAGGCCAGTCTTCATTAAAGACATCCATTACATGTATGTGGCCACAGCGTTGTTTTGGATCACAGGACTCATTACTGTAATTGTTAGCCTTCTCACACCACCTCCTACAAAGGAACAGATTCGCACCACCACCTTTTGGTctaagaagagcctggtggtcaaGGAGAGCTGCTCCCCGAAAGATGAACCATACAAAATGCAAGAGAAGAGCATTCTGAGATGCAGTGAGAATAGCGAGGCCATCAACCACGCCATCCCCAATGGAAAGTCTGAGGACAGCATCAAGGGCCTGCAGCCGGAAGATGTTAATCTGTTGGTGACCTGCAGAGAGGAGGGCAACCCAGTGGCTTCCTTAGGTCATTCGGAGGCAGAAACACCCGTGGATGCGTATTCCAACGGGCAGGCAGCTCTCATgggtgagaaagagagaaagaaagaagcagagaacGGAAGCCGGTACTGGAAGTTCATTGATTGGTTTTGTGGCTTTAAAAGTAAGAGCCTCAGCAAGAGGAGTCTCAGAGACCTGATGGAGGAGGAGGCTGTTTGTTTACAAATGTTGGAAGAACCTCCACAAGTTAAAGTAATACTCAATATTGGACTTTTTGCTGTGTGTTCACTTGGAattttcatgtttgtttatttctccttATGA